From the genome of Malus domestica chromosome 04, GDT2T_hap1, one region includes:
- the LOC139195046 gene encoding uncharacterized protein produces MKSFLWAQDDKVWLAVEEGWEPPTIEETKDKGESSVSISKLKPRKEWSNDERSSSTFNQRALNSLFTAVSPEQFNYISKCTTAKEAWDILEVTHEGNSTVKESKLQHLITKFENITMSDDESFSDFYAKLSVIVNGCHNLGDSIPEHRIVKKILRSLPMRFHAKRTAIEESKDLNTYKLEQLIGSLQTYELELPDSKKMKSIALKAVKEEESDGSIEDLSEDELVELTMQIRRLLKSQNSKGREQRTNSGSNSKNFRSLDVSHDKTSRSSRTSEHRSSNNRIQCHECQGYGHIAYECANTIKRKEKKNRAMKVTWSDSDSGDASTSESEKDTIAFIGTVDGYDTEGSFVEEPDLEEVLRKYSDLYDISVQVKKDNSNLKKKLAFVESEKKEAEVEHQSQLDNGEKLRESLLEKIHILQTTINTLSSDKKALEDEVVEMRRKVHELSIGSGKIDKMLSYGKSFGDKGGLGFESTKTASSSSVTRFVKASDIPSLKVGDDKCLGLTPETSTIFAHVSNPVKTSINLNKPKQSRKFIPICHLCGIPGHIRPKCNKLRKKNSSQEKVSRNFEKENLKEQFVTYLKEINRIARIISVPSTVVPKVRQVWRRKENQSGVLVNLSPLSSCLY; encoded by the coding sequence ATGAAATCGTTTTTATGGGCGCAAGAtgacaaggtgtggcttgctgTTGAAGAAGGTTGGGAACCTCCAACGATTGAAGAAACTAAAGATAAAGGAGAATCCTCTGTGTCGATATCTAAGCTTAAGCCTAGGAAAGAATGGAGCAATGATGAGCGTAGCTCTAGCACTTTTAACCAAAGGGCTTTGAATTCTTTATTCACAGCCGTTTCGCCTGAACAATTCAATTACATAAGTAAGTGTACAACGGCGAAAGAAGCTTGGGACATTCTTGAAGTTACTCATGAGGGTAACTCAACTGTTAAAGAATCCAAACTTCAACATCTCATCACAAAATTCGAAAATATCACAATGTCTGATGATGAAAGTTTCTCTGACTTTTATGCTAAGCTTAGCGTAATTGTCAATGGCTGTCACAATCTTGGTGACAGTATTCCTGAGCATAGGATTGTGAAAAAGATCTTAAGATCACTTCCTATGAGGTTTCATGCTAAGAGGACAGCGATTGAGGAATCGAAAGATCTAAACACCTACAAGCTTGAGCAATTGATTGGGTCTCTGCAAACGTACGAGTTAGAGCTTCCTGATTCTAAGAAGATGAAAAGCATTGCTCTCAAAGCtgttaaagaagaagaaagtgatgGCTCAATTGAAGACTTGTCCGAAGATGAATTGGTTGAATTAACCATGCAAATTAGAAGGCTTCTCAAGTCTCAAAATTCCAAGGGTCGTGAGCAACGAACCAACTCAGGTTCGAACTCAAAAAACTTTCGTTCTCTAGATGTCTCACATGACAAAACCTCTAGATCATCTAGAACTAGTGAACATAGGAGTTCTAACAATAGGATTCAGTGCCATGAGTGTCAAGGCTATGGACACATTGCTTATGAGTGTGCAAACACTatcaagagaaaagagaaaaagaatagGGCAATGAAGGTCACTTGGAGCGATAGTGATTCAGGGGATGCATCTACGTCGGAATCTGAGAAGGATACGATTGCGTTTATAGGAACTGTTGATGGATATGACACAGAAGGTTCATTTGTTGAAGAACCTGACTTGGAAGAAGTCTTGAGAAAATATTCTGATCTCTATGATATCAGTGTGCAAGTAAAAAAGGATAACTCTAACTTGAAGAAGAAACTTGCATTTGTTgaaagtgaaaagaaagaagCTGAAGTTGAGCATCAATCTCAGTTGGACAATGGAGAGAAACTGCGAGAGTCGCTGTTAGAGAAGATTCACATTCTACAAACCACAATTAACACTCTCTCGTCTGATAAGAAAGCTCTTGAGGACGAAGTGGTTGAGATGAGAAGAAAAGTTCATGAGTTGAGCATAGGTTCGGGGAAAATTGACAAGATGCTTAGCTATGGAAAAAGTTTTGGAGACAAAGGAGGTCTAGGATTCGAGTCTACAAAGACTGCAAGTTCTTCTTCTGTCACCAGATTTGTCAAAGCCTCTGATATTCCTAGTTTGAAAGTAGGTGACGATAAATGTTTAGGTCTTACTCCCGAAACATCTACAATCTTTGCACATGTGTCAAATCCTGTCAAGACTTCAATTAATCTTAACAAACCCAAACAATCTAGGAAGTTCATTCCTATATGTCATCTTTGTGGGATTCCTGGTCACATCCGGCCTAAGTGCAATAagcttagaaagaaaaattcttCTCAAGAAAAAGTTTCAAGGaactttgaaaaagaaaatcttaaggaacaatttgtgACTTATTTGAAAGAGATTAATCGGATTGCAAGAATTATATCTGTTCCAAGTACGGTAGTTCCAAAAGTAAGACAAGTttggagaagaaaagagaatcaaagTGGTGTACTTGTCAATTTATCTCCACTTTCAAGTTGTTTATATTGA